In Zingiber officinale cultivar Zhangliang chromosome 6A, Zo_v1.1, whole genome shotgun sequence, a single genomic region encodes these proteins:
- the LOC121995604 gene encoding protein FAR1-RELATED SEQUENCE 5-like has product MEYSSSEDDEMVEDSAIFEDDVKAPDVEQQTEEVTSSLQTVSHGGSALASIRNAIENELLAVEDCDEVNQVPSPGMEFESDGAARAFYNAYALRLGFGIRVARSRCERRKGVEVLVMKRFVCLKEGHHKKKVAENSTKKKRKRLSIRDGCPAMMEVVRRGPEKWIISKLVLEHTHIVVSPERVREIQLSRLSGKDREHQDYLKEMRRRVFGEGDAQILINYFRRMQAENAGFFYAMQVDNRNCLTNALWADAKARMSYSYFGDAVTFDTSYRQNKNMMPFAVFTGLNHHGQTIVFACALVMDKTESSFTWILETWLTAMCGRRPLTITTDQGKAIEAAVAEVFPETCHRLCRWRILSRCQKKLSDVSCRFPALHDELKMCINESENVETFEVYWRTILDKYNIGENLWLQSLYSIRHRWVPAYLKGSFFAELSTTHRVETLNRFYRNNFVTECSLQMFIAKLDQEMDSRYEKEAQEDCATLNIQRILKTQSPMEKQAANIYTRMAFEKFQEELVEAFNYYPLKIQDGPISKFSVARDGDARNRHFVVFKESEKKAYCNCFKYEGSGIPCRHLLGLFLVCGTILIPEYCILKRWTRKAKSGLMLQESVHEGQYSEESPILWYNDLLHDAMKCVERGAASAEAYRIAKSMLQTVFAEILGFEESESKGMMLPHVEKAPKRTG; this is encoded by the coding sequence ATGGAGTATTCATCCAGTGAAGACGATGAAATGGTTGAGGACAGTGCTATTTTTGAGGATGACGTCAAGGCACCGGATGTTGAACAACAAACAGAAGAAGTCACCTCATCACTTCAGACTGTTTCTCATGGTGGGAGTGCTCTAGCATCGATCAGGAATGCCATTGAAAATGAACTACTTGCGGTTGAAGATTGCGATGAGGTTAACCAGGTACCGTCTCCAGGTATGGAATTTGAATCCGACGGAGCTGCACGTGCATTTTACAATGCCTATGCATTGCGTCTTGGCTTTGGCATTCGAGTTGCACGCTCTCGCTGTGAGAGACGGAAGGGGGTCGAGGTGTTGGTCATGAAGAGGTTTGTATGCCTGAAAGAGGGTCATCACAAGAAGAAGGTTGCTGAGAACAGCACCAAAAAGAAGCGTAAGCGTCTTTCCATAAGGGATGGTTGCCCAGCAATGATGGAAGTTGTTCGAAGGGGACCTGAGAAGTGGATTATCAGTAAGTTGGTGTTGGAGCACACCCATATAGTGGTTAGTCCCGAGAGGGTTCGTGAGATCCAGCTTAGTCGCCTCTCTGGAAAGGATAGGGAACACCAGGACTACTTGAAAGAGATGCGGCGTAGAGTCTTTGGTGAAGGAGATGCACAAATCCTTATCAATTATTTCAGGAGGATGCAGGCAGAGAATGCAGGGTTCTTTTATGCAATGCAAGTTGATAACAGAAACTGCCTGACAAATGCGTTATGGGCTGATGCAAAAGCTAGAATGTCTTATAGTTATTTTGGCGATGCTGTAACTTTTGACACATCATATAGACAGAATAAGAACATGATGCCTTTTGCTGTGTTCACGGGTTTGAATCATCACGGGCAGACGATCGTATTTGCTTGTGCTTTGGTTATGGACAAGACAGAATCCTCATTTACTTGGATATTAGAAACATGGCTGACAGCAATGTGTGGCCGACGACCTCTAACAATCACTACTGATCAAGGCAAGGCTATTGAAGCAGCAGTTGCAGAGGTGTTTCCTGAGACATGTCATCGTTTGTGTAGATGGAGAATCCTATCTAGATGCCAAAAGAAGTTATCCGATGTCTCCTGTAGGTTCCCTGCCCTACATGATGAACTAAAGATGTGCATTAATGAGTCTGAAAATGTGGAAACCTTTGAAGTTTACTGGAGGACAATTCTTGATAAATATAACATTGGTGAGAACCTATGGTTGCAGTCATTATACAGTATTCGTCATAGATGGGTTCCGGCCTATCTAAAAGGTTCCTTCTTTGCAGAGTTGTCTACAACCCATAGAGTAGAAACACTGAACAGGTTTTACCGAAACAACTTTGTCACAGAGTGCTCTTTACAAATGTTTATTGCAAAACTAGACCAAGAAATGGATAGCCGATATGAAAAGGAAGCCCAAGAAGATTGTGCTACGTTGAACATCCAACGCATTCTTAAAACTCAGTCACCTATGGAGAAACAGGCTGCCAATATTTACACACGGATGGCATTTGAGAAGTTCCAAGAAGAACTAGTTGAAGCTTTCAATTATTATCCTCTCAAAATTCAAGATGGTCCGATAAGCAAATTTTCTGTTGCAAGGGATGGTGATGCTCGTAATCGACATTTTGTGGTCTTTAAGGAATCTGAGAAAAAAGCGTATTGTAATTGCTTTAAGTATGAAGGTTCAGGAATACCTTGCAGGCATTTACTTGGACTCTTCTTGGTTTGTGGCACCATTCTTATTCCTGAATATTGCATATTGAAAAGGTGGACTAGAAAAGCGAAGAGCGGCTTGATGCTACAAGAAAGTGTTCATGAAGGGCAATATTCTGAAGAATCTCCCATCTTGTGGTACAATGATCTATTGCACGATGCCATGAAGTGTGTGGAGAGGGGAGCGGCATCGGCAGAGGCATACAGGATAGCGAAGAGTATGCTACAAACCGTCTTTGCTGAAATTTTAGGATTTGAGGAAAGTGAGAGTAAAGGGATGATGCTCCCTCATGTGGAAAAGGCCCCAAAACGTACCGGTTAG
- the LOC121995605 gene encoding plastidic ATP/ADP-transporter-like, producing MERVISLKPLFSLPSQSQPRAFHPLPSLRCRFPSPALRAHHGFASQDRPTSIAAENTERLLLYPVVAAKRRKVPVFRASAAIPADGAGVVEGKDNPKFLGIELSTLKKIVPLGMMFFCILFNYTILRDTKDVLVVTAKGSSAEIIPFLKTWVNLPMAVGFMLLYTKLSNVLSKEALFYTVIMPFIAFFGAFAFLLYPMRDAIHPTALADRLLAALGPSFLGPVAILRIWSFCLFYVMAELWGSVVISVLFWGFANQITTVEEAKEFYPLFGLGANIALIFSGRTVKFFSNMRKNLGPGVDGWAISLKGMMSIVVLLGLVICGIYWGVNKFVVNDPSIPRTERKKKEKPKLGMNESLKVLLSSRYVRDLATLVVAYGISINLVEVTWKSKLKAQFPSPNEYSSFMGDFSTATGIATFTMMLVGRWILRKFGWGVAAMITPTVLLLTGVGFFSLILFGDPLAPVLGSLGMTPLLAAVYVGALQNIFSKSAKYSLFDPCKEMAYIPMDEEMKVKGKAAIDVVCNPLGKSGGALIQQFMILTFGSLANSTPYLGGILLVIVLAWLGAARSLDSQFSPLVKKELEKEKSRKAEESSVVIDATIKNE from the exons ATGGAGAGAGTCATCTCCTTGAAACCCCTTTTTTCCCTCCCTTCCCAATCTCAACCTCGCGCTTTCCATCCTCTCCCTTCCCTCCGCTGCCGCTTCCCCTCCCCCGCCCTCCGCGCCCACCATGGCTTCGCGTCCCAGGATAGACCCACCTCGATCGCTGCAGAGAATACCGAAAGGTTGCTCCTTTACCCAGTGGTCGCCGCGAAACGGAGGAAAGTTCCGGTTTTTAGGGCAAGCGCCGCGATTCCGGCCGACGGAGCTGGAGTCGTCGAGGGAAAGGACAACCCCAAGTTCCTGGGCATCGAGTTATCCACGCTCAAGAAAATAGTCCCGCTTGGGATGATGTTCTTCTGTATTCTATTCAATTATACCATTCTGAGGGACACCAAGGATGTACTGGTGGTGACGGCCAAAGGGAGCAGCGCCGAGATCATACCCTTCTTGAAGACCTGGGTGAACTTGCCCATGGCCGTGGGGTTCATGCTGCTGTACACCAAGCTGTCGAACGTGCTGTCAAAGGAGGCTCTTTTCTACACCGTGATTATGCCCTTCATCGCCTTCTTCGGAGCCTTTGCATTCCTATTGTATCCCATGCGTGACGCCATTCATCCCACTGCGCTCGCCGACAGGCTCTTGGCGGCTCTCGGTCCGAGCTTCCTTGGCCCCGTCGCAATTCTGAGAATCTGGAGCTTCTGTTTGTTCTATGTCATGGCAGAACTATGGGGAAGTGTGGTCATCTCGGTCCTCTTCTGGGGTTTCGCCAACCAG ATTACTACTGTTGAGGAAGCCAAAGAGTTCTACCCGTTGTTTGGACTTGGAGCTAATATTGCCCTCATCTTCTCTGGACGCACAGTCAAGTTCTTCTCTAACATGCGCAAGAATTTGGGACCGGGCGTCGATGGCTGGGCGATTTCACTCAAAGGAATGATGAGCATTGTTGTTCTCCTTGGCCTTGTAATTTGTGGAATCTATTGGGGTGTGAATAAGTTTGTCGTCAATGATCCATCTATTCCAAGAACAGAACGCAAGAAGAAG GAGAAGCCAAAGCTAGGTATGAATGAGAGCCTGAAAGTTCTTCTGTCCTCTCGATATGTAAGAGACCTCGCAACCTTGGTGGTTGCTTATGGTATAAGCATCAACCTTGTAGAAGTCACATGGAAATCAAAGCTCAAGGCACAG TTTCCTAGTCCAAATGAATACTCATCTTTCATGGGTGATTTTTCAACTGCTACTGGTATTGCAACATTCACAATGATGTTGGTCGGAAGATGGATTCTCCGGAAATTTGGATGGGGAGTGGCGGCTATGATCACTCCCACAGTCTTACTGCTCACAGGAGTCGGGTTCTTCTCGCTAATTCTGTTTGGTGACCCATTGGCTCCTGTATTAGGAAGTCTCGGTATGACTCCTTTGCTTGCAGCTGTTTATGTTGGTGCATTACAGAACATATTCAGCAAGAGTGCGAAATACAGCTTGTTTGATCCTTGCAAAGAAATGGCTTACATTCCTATGGATGAAGAGATGAAG GTCAAAGGAAAGGCTGCCATTGATGTTGTCTGCAACCCCTTGGGAAAATCTGGAGGTGCCTTGATCCAGCAGTTCATGATCTTGACATTTGGGTCTCTGGCAAACTCAACTCCTTACTTGGGAGGCATACTTCTAGTGATTGTTCTGGCATGGCTAGGTGCTGCCAGATCCTTGGACTCTCAATTCTCGCCTTTGGTCAAGAAAGAGCTCGAGAAGGAGAAGTCACGGAAGGCTGAAGAGTCTTCAGTAGTCATCGATGCAACGATCAAGAACGAGTAG